Proteins from a genomic interval of Phalacrocorax aristotelis chromosome 3, bGulAri2.1, whole genome shotgun sequence:
- the MSH5 gene encoding mutS protein homolog 5, with product MSATPVTSCGLPPPPGPEQEDQECSETHMSVLWYAGQLAVAYYDTEDCSAYFMPDTPDNEDLRLLHKVIAEVNPQSIVTSAKQDQNIAKFLTNLTATAGDKDTGKPEIVLFPNIDFGLEVSKQRILSRQFPFIPSHMTTTEKILYLSSIIPFESPLVIRALGGLLKFLDRRRVGVELEESAIAVPILAFKKFVLSDIVNMDQDTYCVLQIFKSDIHPSVYKLSSGLKEGFSLYGILNRCRCKWGEKLLRLWLTRPTRNLTELNKRLDVIHFFLMAQNHETVLTLQGCLKNIKNVPLILKRMTLAHTKVSDWQALYKTVYSAVCLRDTCRSLPNTIELFQTISRVFTDDLHYIASLISKVVDFEGSISENRFTVRPNVDPTIDEKKRKLMGLSDFLTEVARKELENLDNQIPSCCVIYIPLIGFLLSIPRLPTMVDKSDFEIKGLDFMFLSEDKLHYRSARTKELDSLLGDLHCEIRDQETLIMHQLQTKILEKSEVLNSVIEYTAHLDVLLALAVMARENAYCRPHFTHRHGFHIKDGRHPLMELCAKTFVANPVNSGEATRRIKIITGPNSSGKSVYLKQVGLIVFMALIGSYVPAAEAEIGVIDGIYTRIHSRESVSVGLSTFMIDLNQVAKAVNNATERSLVLIDEFGKGTNTLDGLSLLAAVLRYWISQGTQCPQIFVSTNFHSLMQLELLPDTPLLEYLTMETHQDGDELIFFYQLKQGMSTVSHAANIAALAGMPAKIIERGVEVSELIRSGKAIKRIDHPSKGDRMENCRSVVEKFLHLDLDDPQVDLEEFMRKEVLPSAASVL from the coding sequence ATGAGTGCCACACCAGTTACAAGCTGTGGCTTGCCACCACCACCAGGGCCTGAACAAGAGGACCAAGAGTGCTCTGAGACACACATGTCTGTTTTGTGGTATGCAGGGCAGCTTGCAGTTGCTTACTATGACACAGAAGATTGCTCAGCCTATTTCATGCCTGACACACCTGATAATGAAGACCTCAGGCTACTGCATAAAGTGATTGCGGAAGTTAATCCTCAAAGCATAGTGACCAGTGCAAAACAGGATCAGAATATTGCCAAATTCCTTACCAACCTAACAGCTACTGCTGGTGATAAGGATACAGGAAAACCAGAAATCGTTCTGTTTCCTAACATAGATTTTGGCCTAGAAGTCAGCAAGCAACGGATCCTATCTAGGCAATTTCCATTTATCCCATCTCATATGACTACAACAGAGAAAATTCTCTACTTGTCCTCAATCATCCCTTTTGAGAGCCCACTCGTGATACGAGCCCTAGGGGGACTCCTTAAGTTTCTAGACAGGAGAAGGGTTGGAGTTGAGCTTGAAGAAAGCGCTATTGCAGTCCCTATTTTGGCCTTTAAAAAGTTTGTACTATCAGATATTGTGAACATGGACCAAGACACTTACTGTGTCCTGCAGATATTTAAAAGTGACATCCATCCTTCTGTGTACAAGCTGTCCAGTGGATTAAAAGAAGGATTCAGTTTATATGGAATTTTAAACCGTTGCAGGTGCAAATGGGGAGAAAAACTGCTGAGGCTGTGGCTCACACGACCTACTCGGAACTTGACAGAGCTGAACAAACGGCTAGATGTTATCCACTTCTTCCTGATGGCTCAGAACCACGAAACAGTCCTCACTCTTCAAGGTTGCCTCAAGAATATTAAAAACGTGCCTCTTATTCTAAAGAGAATGACTCTTGCCCACACAAAAGTTAGCGACTGGCAAGCACTCTATAAGACAGTGTACAGTGCAGTGTGCCTTAGAGACACATGTCGTTCTCTGCCCAACACTATTGAACTCTTCCAGACTATTTCGCGtgtcttcactgatgatctgcaCTACATTGCTAGTCTAATCAGCAAAGTGGTGGACTTTGAAGGCAGCATCTCAGAGAACCGCTTCACTGTTAGACCCAATGTGGACCCCACCATCGATGAGAAGAAACGAAAGCTGATGGGACTGTCAGACTTCCTTACAGAAGTGGCACGAAAAGAACTGGAGAACTTGGACAATCAAATTCCCTCCTGTTGTGTGATCTACATTCCTTTGATAGGGTTCCTCCTCTCTATTCCACGGCTACCAACTATGGTGGATAAGAGTGACTTCGAAATCAAAGGCTTGGACTTCATGTTCTTGTCGGAGGATAAGCTGCACTACAGAAGTGCTAGGACTAAGGAGTTAGACAGCCTGCTGGGTGACTTACACTGTGAGATCAGAGACCAGGAAACACTTATTATGCACCAGCTGCAGACAAAGATCTTGGAGAAGTCTGAAGTGCTTAACAGTGTGATCGAGTATACTGCACACCTAGATGTGCTGCTAGCTTTGGCAGTGATGGCCCGGGAGAATGCCTACTGCCGGCCACACTTTACTCACCGCCATGGCTTCCATATCAAGGATGGAAGACATCCACTCATGGAACTATGTGCAAAGACTTTTGTGGCCAATCCTGTGAACAGTGGCGAGGCTACCAGACGAATAAAGATCATCACGGGGCCCAACTCATCAGGAAAGAGCGTCTACTTAAAGCAAGTAGGTCTTATAGTATTCATGGCTCTAATCGGCAGTTACGtccctgcagcagaggcagagatTGGAGTAATTGATGGGATTTACACACGAATCCACAGCAGGGAATCAGTTTCTGTAGGGCTGTCCACTTTCATGATTGATCTTAACCAGGTTGCCAAGGCAGTAAACAATGCCACAGAGAGGTCCTTGGTACTTATTGATGAGTTTGGTAAAGGGACCAACACACTGGATGGCCTGTCCCTTCTGGCTGCTGTCCTGAGGTACTGGATCAGTCAAGGAACACAGTGTCCGCAGATCTTTGTCTCCACTAATTTTCACAGTTTAATGCAGCTAGAACTCCTGCCTGACACACCTCTTCTGGAGTACCTGACCATGGAGACCCACCAAGATGGAGATGAGTTGATATTTTTCTATCAGCTCAAACAGGGCATGTCCACTGTTAGTCATGCTGCCAACATTGCTGCATTAGCAGGAATGCCAGCCAAAATTATTGAAAGAGGGGTGGAAGTGTCAGAACTGATTCGCAGTGGAAAAGCTATCAAACGTATTGATCATCCTTCAAAAGGAGATCGGATGGAGAACTGCAGGTCTGTTgtggaaaagtttcttcaccTAGACCTTGATGATCCCCAGGTAGACTTAGAAGAGTTCATGCGTAAAGAggtgctgccttctgcagcctCAGTCCTGTAA